One part of the Spiribacter salinus M19-40 genome encodes these proteins:
- a CDS encoding helix-turn-helix transcriptional regulator → MTDTLLRHWVMLRRIPRHPRKITVRELLAYLKDQGYPTTERTVQRDLMRLSGQIFGLMQDDRSRPHGWCWDRDAGQMDIPGMEPQTALAFKLAEHFSGRLMAPSTRSTLEPYFRQAEQVLAETPSPVSAWPEKIQSITRGQSLIPPAIDPEILHTVYDGLFNDRQFRARYHRRYDGETRDYVISPLGIVFRDGVVYLVCQRNGRDDVVHLAMHRFLEAKGLDQPVHRPADFDLSAYVNHGGLNFKLSDEPLAIELQVTAETAVHLEETPLSTDQRITNAQDGRRRITATVPDTAQLRWWLLGMGDQVEVTAPQALREELVERLNQALAQYR, encoded by the coding sequence ATGACCGACACGCTGTTGCGCCATTGGGTTATGTTGCGGCGTATTCCGCGGCATCCGAGAAAGATTACTGTCCGTGAGCTGCTGGCTTACCTGAAGGATCAGGGTTATCCGACCACTGAGCGGACCGTTCAGCGGGACTTGATGCGCCTGTCTGGCCAGATCTTCGGCTTGATGCAGGATGACCGCTCTCGGCCCCACGGCTGGTGCTGGGACCGGGATGCAGGTCAAATGGACATCCCCGGCATGGAGCCGCAAACGGCGCTGGCCTTTAAGCTGGCTGAACATTTTTCGGGCCGACTCATGGCACCGTCTACCCGCAGCACGCTTGAGCCTTATTTCCGGCAGGCCGAGCAGGTGCTCGCTGAGACGCCCAGCCCGGTCAGCGCCTGGCCGGAAAAGATCCAGTCCATCACCCGCGGCCAAAGCCTTATCCCGCCGGCGATCGACCCCGAGATCCTGCACACGGTCTATGACGGGCTATTTAATGACCGCCAGTTCCGCGCGCGCTATCACCGCCGCTATGACGGGGAAACGCGTGACTATGTGATCAGCCCGCTGGGTATCGTTTTCCGCGACGGGGTGGTGTATCTCGTCTGCCAGCGCAATGGCCGGGACGACGTGGTGCATCTGGCCATGCACCGGTTCCTGGAGGCCAAGGGTCTCGATCAACCCGTGCATCGCCCCGCGGATTTCGATCTATCCGCTTACGTGAACCACGGCGGGCTCAACTTCAAGCTCAGTGATGAGCCCCTCGCCATTGAATTACAGGTCACCGCCGAGACGGCCGTGCACCTCGAGGAAACGCCGCTCAGCACCGATCAGCGCATAACGAATGCCCAGGACGGGCGGCGACGGATTACCGCCACCGTCCCCGACACCGCCCAGCTTCGCTGGTGGCTCCTGGGCATGGGGGATCAGGTCGAGGTCACCGCCCCCCAGGCTTTGCGTGAAGAGCTCGTCGAGCGCTTGAACCAGGCGCTCGCGCAATACCGCTAG
- the urtA gene encoding urea ABC transporter substrate-binding protein, which translates to MYAKKRLHNGVASTLAAGVLALGLGGNSALAQEEDPIKVGILHSLSGTMAISETALKETVEMLIEQQNENGGLLGREIEPVVVDPASDWPRFAEQARQLLADDEVDVVFGTWTSVSRKSVLPVFEELNGLLFYPVQYEGEESSENVFYLGASPNQQAIPAVDYLMDELDVERFALLGTDYVYPRTTNKILEQYLMDNGVAEEDIMINYTPFGHSDWQSIVSDVRDFGGQGEKTAIVSTINGDANVPFYTELANQGVSASDIPVVAFSVGEQELAGIDTEPLVGHMSAWNYFMSAPTTENVEFIQAWHEFKDDTSTVTNDPMEAHYIGFNMWVEAVRRAGTTDVEAVQDAIIGVTVPNLTGGYATMMPNHHITKPVMIGEIQPDGQFSVVWETNGEVAGDAWSDYLPESSDIIASWRAPLLCGNYNVETGVCSGQDYGD; encoded by the coding sequence ATGTACGCAAAGAAGCGACTGCATAACGGCGTGGCAAGTACGCTTGCCGCTGGCGTTCTGGCGCTTGGGCTGGGAGGCAACAGCGCACTGGCCCAGGAGGAGGATCCGATCAAGGTCGGCATCCTGCATTCACTCTCCGGCACGATGGCGATCAGTGAGACGGCCCTCAAGGAAACCGTCGAGATGCTCATCGAGCAGCAGAACGAGAACGGCGGCCTGCTTGGACGCGAAATTGAACCGGTGGTCGTGGACCCGGCCTCGGACTGGCCGCGATTCGCCGAGCAGGCAAGGCAGCTGCTGGCGGACGATGAGGTTGATGTGGTTTTCGGCACCTGGACATCGGTTTCGCGAAAGTCCGTCCTGCCGGTGTTCGAAGAGCTCAATGGGTTGCTCTTCTATCCGGTGCAGTATGAGGGCGAGGAATCCTCCGAGAACGTCTTCTATCTGGGCGCATCGCCCAACCAGCAGGCCATTCCCGCGGTTGATTACCTGATGGATGAGCTTGACGTGGAGCGCTTCGCGCTGCTGGGGACCGACTATGTCTATCCCCGCACCACCAACAAGATCCTCGAGCAGTACCTCATGGATAACGGGGTGGCCGAGGAAGACATCATGATCAACTACACGCCGTTCGGGCATTCCGACTGGCAGAGCATCGTCTCGGATGTGCGCGACTTTGGTGGCCAGGGTGAGAAGACCGCCATCGTCTCGACCATCAATGGTGACGCCAACGTGCCGTTCTACACCGAGCTGGCCAACCAGGGCGTCTCCGCCTCGGATATTCCGGTCGTGGCCTTTTCGGTGGGTGAGCAGGAGCTTGCCGGAATCGATACCGAACCGCTGGTCGGTCACATGTCGGCGTGGAACTACTTCATGAGCGCGCCGACCACGGAGAACGTCGAGTTCATCCAGGCGTGGCATGAGTTCAAGGACGATACCTCGACGGTCACCAACGATCCGATGGAGGCCCATTACATCGGCTTCAACATGTGGGTCGAGGCCGTGCGCCGGGCCGGTACAACCGACGTTGAAGCGGTGCAGGACGCGATCATCGGCGTGACCGTCCCCAATCTCACCGGCGGCTACGCCACCATGATGCCCAACCACCACATCACCAAGCCGGTGATGATCGGCGAGATCCAGCCTGATGGGCAGTTCTCGGTGGTCTGGGAAACCAACGGCGAAGTGGCCGGTGATGCCTGGTCAGACTATCTCCCCGAGAGCAGCGACATCATCGCCAGCTGGCGGGCACCGTTGCTCTGCGGCAACTACAACGTCGAGACCGGCGTGTGTTCAGGTCAGGACTACGGCGACTGA
- the urtD gene encoding urea ABC transporter ATP-binding protein UrtD, producing MSLLDRPREVMRRDRVFDFMMPDPLEAGRVDTRHGPILYLEDITVSFDGFRALDALTLYIDVGELRCIIGPNGAGKSTMMDVITGRIQPDQGQAWLGQRLDLLRMQETDISRAGIGRKFQKPTVFPEHRVVENLELAMAGPRGVWSTLRQHLDGESRDRIDSVLTEIGLQSAGHSRAGQLSHGQKQWLEIGMLLMQNPQVLLVDEPVAGMTHQEMDRTGELLQRLAGRHSVVVVEHDMDFVRSIARTVTVLHQGSVLAEGSMDTVQADPRVVEVYLGD from the coding sequence ATGAGCCTGCTGGACAGACCGCGCGAGGTCATGCGCCGGGATCGGGTATTTGACTTCATGATGCCGGACCCCCTCGAGGCGGGGCGCGTGGATACCCGCCACGGCCCGATCCTCTACCTCGAGGACATCACCGTCAGCTTCGACGGGTTCAGGGCGCTGGATGCCCTGACCCTGTACATCGATGTCGGCGAGCTGCGCTGCATCATTGGGCCCAATGGCGCCGGCAAGAGCACCATGATGGACGTCATCACCGGCCGCATCCAGCCCGATCAGGGGCAGGCTTGGCTGGGCCAGCGCCTGGATCTGCTGCGCATGCAGGAGACAGACATTAGTCGTGCCGGCATCGGCCGGAAATTCCAGAAACCGACGGTATTCCCTGAGCATCGGGTGGTCGAGAACCTGGAACTGGCCATGGCGGGCCCGCGCGGTGTCTGGTCCACGCTGCGCCAACATCTCGACGGTGAATCGCGGGATCGTATCGATTCGGTGCTCACCGAGATCGGGCTGCAGTCGGCGGGGCATTCGCGTGCCGGGCAGCTCTCCCACGGCCAGAAGCAATGGCTGGAGATCGGCATGCTGCTCATGCAGAACCCCCAGGTGCTGCTGGTCGATGAGCCGGTCGCCGGCATGACGCATCAGGAAATGGACCGCACCGGCGAGCTGCTGCAGCGTCTTGCGGGTCGCCACTCGGTGGTGGTGGTTGAGCATGACATGGACTTTGTGCGCTCCATCGCTCGCACGGTTACCGTCCTTCACCAGGGCTCGGTCCTTGCCGAGGGGTCCATGGATACCGTCCAGGCCGACCCCCGCGTGGTCGAGGTGTATCTCGGAGACTAG
- the urtC gene encoding urea ABC transporter permease subunit UrtC, producing MATPQSSATRLIPERPWRRLLHGDMGGRILLGALAVLIVVIPILNQGVSPSSPFHVSDYTVNLLGRYLCFALLALALDLVWGYAGILSLGHGAFFALGGYAMGMYLMRQIGDRGVYGDPVLPDFMVFLGWEQLPWFWYGFDQFWFAALMALLVPGVFGFIFGWLAFRSRVTGVYLSIISQAMTYAFMLAFFRNEMGFGGNNGLTDFKDILGFSLSDPQTRLALFVASALALGLAYLLCRMVVRSRAGRVVRAVRDAEPRTRSLGYRTDHYKLWIWTLSAMLAGVAGALYVPQVGIINPSEFSPLNSIEIVVWVAVGGRGTLYGAALGGALVNYAQTLLTAMIAELWLFALGGLFVAVTMFFPRGLVGLLRRREDRS from the coding sequence ATGGCGACCCCGCAATCCTCGGCCACCCGGCTGATTCCCGAGCGCCCCTGGCGGCGGCTGCTGCATGGCGACATGGGTGGCCGGATACTGCTGGGTGCGCTCGCGGTACTGATTGTCGTGATACCGATCCTCAACCAGGGGGTATCGCCGTCGTCGCCGTTTCATGTGAGCGACTACACGGTCAATCTGCTCGGCCGCTATCTGTGCTTCGCCCTGCTGGCGCTGGCCCTCGATTTGGTGTGGGGCTATGCGGGCATTCTCAGCCTGGGGCATGGCGCGTTCTTTGCCCTGGGTGGGTATGCCATGGGCATGTACCTGATGCGCCAGATCGGCGACCGCGGTGTCTATGGCGATCCGGTGCTGCCGGATTTCATGGTCTTTCTGGGCTGGGAGCAGTTGCCGTGGTTCTGGTACGGCTTTGATCAGTTCTGGTTTGCCGCACTGATGGCTCTGCTGGTGCCCGGTGTGTTCGGCTTCATCTTTGGCTGGCTCGCGTTCCGTTCGCGGGTCACCGGGGTGTATCTGTCCATCATCAGCCAGGCGATGACCTATGCCTTCATGCTGGCGTTTTTCCGTAATGAGATGGGATTCGGCGGCAACAACGGCCTGACCGACTTCAAGGATATCCTGGGGTTCAGTCTCTCCGATCCCCAGACACGCCTGGCGCTGTTCGTGGCCTCAGCGCTCGCGCTTGGACTGGCCTATCTGCTCTGTCGCATGGTGGTCCGCTCGCGGGCCGGCCGTGTCGTCCGTGCCGTGCGCGATGCCGAGCCACGCACACGCTCGCTGGGCTATCGCACCGATCACTACAAACTCTGGATCTGGACCCTCTCGGCGATGCTGGCCGGAGTGGCCGGGGCGCTTTATGTCCCCCAGGTGGGGATCATCAATCCGAGCGAATTCTCACCGCTCAACTCGATTGAGATCGTGGTCTGGGTGGCGGTGGGCGGTCGCGGCACGCTTTACGGCGCGGCACTGGGGGGCGCGCTGGTCAATTATGCCCAGACGCTGTTGACGGCGATGATCGCCGAGCTCTGGCTGTTCGCCCTGGGTGGGCTGTTTGTCGCGGTCACCATGTTTTTCCCGCGTGGACTGGTGGGGCTTTTAAGGCGCCGGGAGGATCGCTCATGA
- the urtB gene encoding urea ABC transporter permease subunit UrtB, giving the protein MKRFARCMLVSLLMALGLTASPAGAADDEALVSSLRQLNEGSFDDKAAAVRTIAESGHPRAVPVLQALLDSRLYFRIGGGEIVIADSLDSGFAVTDPLSGDRVGEASQYEIRRVSINNAVRTEARKMLALAGLSSPDRQARSEAVERLLESSDPAIAERMEGLVAEEPVDAIRRDMSLAIGLARLDAPEAAIRLEALETLDGSLRNRVRNEVRRLAENDPDPAVQARAAEILTGIEERRDLWGLGEQIFFGLSAGSVLMLAAFGLAITFGVMGVINMAHGELIMLGAYTTYVVQLLMPNAIDYSLFVAIPAAFLVTGVFGVAIERGVIRFLYGRPLETLLATFGISLILQQLVRTVFSPLNRQVSTPDWMSGAIEVNAALSLTLNRLYVIAFAFLVFGLLLLLFKRTTLGLKVRAVSQNRAMARAVGVSSSRIDALTFGLGAGVAGLAGVALSQITNVGPNMGQAYIIDSFLVVVFGGAGSLWGTLVGGLSLGVLNKFLEPETGAVLAKVLVLVFVILFIQRRPQGLFPQRGRAASEG; this is encoded by the coding sequence ATGAAACGCTTTGCCCGATGCATGCTGGTCAGTCTGCTCATGGCCCTGGGTCTGACGGCGTCGCCCGCCGGGGCGGCGGATGACGAGGCGTTGGTCTCGAGTCTGCGCCAGCTCAATGAGGGAAGTTTTGATGACAAGGCAGCGGCGGTCCGCACGATTGCTGAGAGTGGCCACCCGCGGGCAGTGCCCGTGCTGCAGGCCCTTCTCGACAGCCGGCTGTACTTTCGGATCGGGGGTGGTGAGATCGTCATCGCCGACAGCCTTGATTCGGGGTTTGCGGTGACCGATCCGCTCAGTGGCGATCGGGTCGGCGAGGCCTCGCAGTACGAAATCCGCCGGGTGAGCATCAACAACGCGGTTCGCACCGAAGCGCGCAAGATGCTGGCGCTGGCGGGACTCTCCAGCCCCGATCGCCAGGCGCGCAGCGAGGCGGTCGAGCGTCTGCTGGAATCCTCCGACCCGGCGATTGCCGAGCGCATGGAGGGCCTCGTCGCGGAAGAGCCCGTCGATGCGATTCGCCGGGATATGTCGTTGGCGATTGGGCTGGCGCGTCTTGATGCCCCTGAGGCGGCGATCCGGCTGGAAGCGCTGGAGACACTGGATGGCTCGCTGCGCAATCGGGTGCGCAATGAGGTGCGCCGGCTGGCGGAAAACGACCCCGATCCGGCCGTCCAGGCCCGTGCCGCTGAGATCCTCACCGGCATAGAGGAGCGGCGGGATCTCTGGGGACTGGGCGAGCAGATATTCTTTGGTCTGTCGGCGGGATCGGTCCTCATGCTCGCCGCTTTCGGGCTGGCCATCACCTTCGGGGTGATGGGCGTCATCAACATGGCGCACGGCGAACTGATCATGCTCGGCGCCTACACCACCTATGTGGTCCAGCTGCTGATGCCCAATGCAATCGATTATTCGCTGTTCGTCGCGATTCCGGCGGCCTTCCTGGTCACCGGGGTGTTTGGCGTGGCCATCGAACGCGGAGTCATCCGGTTTCTGTACGGGCGGCCGCTCGAGACGCTGCTCGCCACCTTCGGTATCAGCCTGATCCTCCAGCAGCTGGTGCGGACGGTGTTCTCGCCACTCAACCGCCAGGTGAGTACGCCAGATTGGATGAGCGGCGCCATCGAGGTCAATGCGGCCCTCAGCCTGACGCTCAACCGGCTCTATGTGATTGCGTTCGCGTTTCTGGTGTTCGGGTTGCTGCTGTTGCTGTTCAAGCGCACCACGCTGGGCCTCAAGGTGCGGGCGGTGTCACAGAACCGCGCCATGGCGCGGGCCGTGGGGGTCAGTTCATCGCGCATTGATGCACTGACCTTCGGCCTGGGGGCGGGGGTCGCCGGCCTTGCCGGTGTCGCGCTGTCGCAGATCACCAATGTCGGCCCCAATATGGGTCAGGCCTACATCATCGACTCATTCCTGGTGGTGGTGTTCGGGGGCGCCGGCAGTCTCTGGGGCACGCTGGTCGGCGGGCTGTCGCTGGGCGTGCTCAATAAGTTCCTCGAGCCCGAAACCGGCGCCGTTCTCGCCAAGGTGCTGGTTCTGGTGTTCGTGATCCTGTTCATCCAACGCCGCCCGCAGGGACTGTTCCCCCAGCGTGGTCGCGCGGCATCGGAGGGCTGA
- a CDS encoding TRAP transporter small permease translates to MKREIDQRHASPRVPLAIEKAIIAGALALICLISFANVLVRYFTDFSFAFTEEISVFMLVILAFFGSAVAFARDEQIRISFFLERMPTRVRWAATLTTLIANLTIFALVVWFGGRFAYEEWLFDATTPGLGIPAWWYSIWLPIAALVIIARLIGRFQRQVRQQVPD, encoded by the coding sequence ATGAAACGAGAAATCGACCAGCGGCACGCGTCACCCCGCGTGCCGCTGGCCATTGAGAAAGCCATTATCGCCGGCGCGCTGGCACTGATCTGTCTGATCAGCTTTGCCAACGTGCTGGTGCGCTACTTCACGGATTTCTCCTTTGCCTTTACCGAGGAGATTTCCGTTTTCATGCTGGTCATCCTGGCCTTTTTCGGCTCGGCCGTTGCCTTTGCCCGCGACGAGCAGATCCGCATCAGCTTCTTTCTTGAGCGCATGCCAACGCGTGTGCGCTGGGCGGCAACGCTCACCACGCTCATCGCCAACCTGACGATCTTCGCGCTGGTGGTCTGGTTTGGCGGGCGCTTCGCCTACGAGGAGTGGCTTTTCGATGCCACAACACCGGGGCTGGGCATTCCCGCCTGGTGGTATTCCATCTGGCTGCCCATCGCCGCGCTGGTCATCATTGCCCGGCTGATCGGCCGATTTCAGCGCCAGGTCCGGCAACAGGTGCCGGACTGA
- the urtE gene encoding urea ABC transporter ATP-binding subunit UrtE → MLSIRKLNQYYGESHTLWDVDCEVPAQGCTCLMGRNGVGKTTVLKTVMGLLPAASGEIEFDGRRIESRPAEQRARGGIGYVPQGREIFPLLSVEENLRVARTSVGRRDIPTLVHELFPVLHDMRHRRGGDLSGGQQQQLAIGRALCLEPRLLILDEPTEGIQPNIVREIGEVIQRLNRDQAMTVLLVEQKLPFARRTADQFVILDRGRSVADGRMDELGDDLVRRYLTV, encoded by the coding sequence ATGCTGTCGATACGCAAGCTGAATCAGTACTACGGCGAGAGCCATACCCTCTGGGATGTGGACTGCGAGGTCCCGGCCCAGGGCTGTACCTGCCTGATGGGCCGGAACGGCGTCGGCAAGACTACGGTGCTTAAGACGGTGATGGGCCTGCTGCCGGCAGCGTCGGGGGAGATCGAGTTCGATGGTCGCCGCATCGAGTCGCGACCTGCCGAGCAGCGCGCCCGTGGGGGCATCGGTTATGTCCCCCAGGGCCGCGAGATCTTCCCCCTGCTCAGCGTGGAAGAGAACCTGCGGGTCGCCCGGACGTCGGTAGGGCGCCGTGACATCCCGACGCTCGTCCATGAGCTGTTTCCGGTGCTCCATGATATGCGCCACCGCCGGGGTGGTGATCTTTCCGGCGGCCAACAGCAGCAGCTGGCGATTGGGCGGGCATTGTGTCTGGAGCCCCGGCTGCTGATCCTCGATGAACCCACCGAGGGCATTCAGCCCAATATCGTCCGCGAGATCGGTGAAGTGATTCAGCGATTGAACCGCGATCAGGCGATGACCGTGCTGTTGGTTGAGCAGAAGCTGCCCTTCGCCCGTCGCACCGCGGATCAATTCGTCATCCTCGACCGCGGTCGTTCGGTGGCGGACGGCCGTATGGACGAGCTGGGGGACGATCTTGTCCGGCGCTACCTGACGGTGTAG
- a CDS encoding TRAP transporter large permease: MAPELLIFVVMATAIVIGTPIATALGIAGVAGIVVGLPPAMLATLGTNTFNAIAKYPLVAIPLFVLTGIIFERSGVAASLVEFARAIVGVRRGGLATVAVVVCMIMGGMSGSGPADAAAVATVMIPSMMRAGYPKAFSSAVIAASASTAILIPPSVALIIYSILVPSVDIRALFAAGLLPGFVAGGAVLLPALWLSRRHHFESGESEARPDLKKAFVRALPALFAPVLILGGLRSGLFTPTEAAVVAVAYGLFIGLVVYRNLSARAIYSALVDAAMMSGIILLIISMAGIFAWAGSTLGAFDQAAEAVLSVSDHPAVVLFLVLVFLILIGMVLDGVSIYIILIPILMPIVSAFQWNPVWFGIVMAMTIAIGQFTPPVAVNLLVTSRIAGVSIESTLGWTLWFVLSMIVALALIVLFPAIALWLPEVLGYRV, encoded by the coding sequence ATGGCCCCGGAATTGCTGATCTTTGTGGTGATGGCCACCGCCATCGTGATCGGCACGCCCATCGCGACCGCGCTCGGTATCGCTGGGGTGGCGGGCATTGTGGTGGGACTGCCCCCCGCCATGCTGGCCACGCTGGGCACCAACACCTTCAACGCCATCGCCAAATACCCGCTGGTCGCCATTCCGCTGTTTGTGCTGACAGGCATTATCTTTGAGCGATCCGGCGTGGCCGCCAGCCTGGTCGAATTTGCGCGCGCGATTGTGGGCGTGCGCCGGGGCGGGCTTGCCACGGTGGCCGTGGTGGTCTGCATGATCATGGGCGGCATGTCCGGCTCGGGCCCGGCCGACGCCGCCGCCGTGGCCACGGTGATGATCCCGAGCATGATGCGCGCGGGTTACCCCAAGGCCTTCTCCTCGGCGGTGATCGCGGCCTCCGCCTCAACCGCCATTCTGATCCCGCCCTCCGTGGCGCTCATCATCTACTCCATCCTGGTGCCGTCGGTGGATATTCGTGCCCTCTTCGCGGCCGGCCTCCTCCCGGGGTTCGTGGCCGGCGGCGCGGTTTTGCTACCGGCCCTCTGGCTCTCGCGGCGACATCATTTCGAATCCGGGGAGTCGGAGGCACGACCGGATCTTAAAAAGGCGTTTGTACGCGCCCTACCCGCCCTGTTCGCGCCCGTGCTGATTCTTGGCGGGCTGCGCAGTGGGCTTTTCACCCCCACCGAAGCCGCTGTCGTTGCCGTGGCCTATGGGCTGTTCATCGGCCTGGTGGTCTATCGCAATCTCAGTGCCCGGGCCATTTATTCAGCCCTTGTCGATGCCGCGATGATGTCCGGCATCATACTGCTCATCATCTCGATGGCCGGTATCTTCGCCTGGGCAGGCAGTACGCTGGGGGCTTTCGATCAGGCGGCCGAGGCGGTCCTGTCCGTGTCTGATCATCCGGCTGTCGTGCTCTTTTTGGTGCTCGTTTTCCTGATCCTGATCGGCATGGTGCTGGACGGGGTATCCATCTATATCATTCTGATCCCGATTCTGATGCCCATCGTGAGCGCCTTCCAATGGAACCCGGTGTGGTTCGGCATCGTAATGGCGATGACCATCGCGATTGGTCAGTTCACGCCACCGGTGGCGGTTAATCTGCTGGTCACTTCACGCATCGCCGGCGTCAGCATCGAATCCACCCTCGGTTGGACGCTGTGGTTCGTGTTGAGCATGATCGTGGCGCTCGCCCTGATCGTGCTGTTCCCCGCCATTGCCCTGTGGCTGCCCGAGGTGCTGGGTTACCGGGTCTAG
- a CDS encoding DksA/TraR family C4-type zinc finger protein produces the protein MAKGFGSEDAAQDEIESAVNDAVRRAQSALPQGVSLTHCEACDAPIPEGRQQAMPGVRLCVACQEAEDQAQAHTSGYNRRGSKDSQLR, from the coding sequence ATGGCTAAGGGATTTGGCAGTGAGGATGCGGCGCAGGACGAAATCGAAAGCGCCGTGAACGACGCCGTGCGGCGGGCGCAGAGCGCCCTGCCGCAGGGCGTCAGCCTGACTCACTGCGAAGCCTGTGACGCCCCGATCCCTGAAGGCCGGCAACAGGCCATGCCAGGTGTACGCCTATGCGTTGCCTGCCAGGAGGCTGAAGACCAGGCTCAGGCCCACACCAGCGGTTACAACCGCCGCGGCAGCAAGGACAGTCAGCTGCGCTAG
- a CDS encoding DctP family TRAP transporter solute-binding subunit: MKKTTLLALISAALMALTSAQAFAQYKDEYTVSTVLPTPFPWGEAAERWADLVAERSDGEINFKVYPNAELVSGNQTREFPALRSGVIDFAIGSTINWSPQVPELNLFSLPFLMPDYEAIDALTQGEAGEMVFEAVRGKGVVPLAWGENGFRELSNSKGVITEPSDLEGMKIRVVGSPLFEDTFNALGANPTQMSWADAKPALSTGAVDGQENPLSVFDIANIHEVGQTYLTRWHYMADPLIFAANRNIWASFSPEDQAMIEQAAIDAGLWEIEGSRSAVPSLRESIEGHGVTVTELTDAQRTAFREATASVYEEWTPVIGEDLVNTAREAIADR, from the coding sequence ATGAAAAAAACCACCCTTCTGGCGCTGATCAGTGCCGCACTCATGGCACTGACATCCGCCCAGGCGTTTGCGCAGTACAAGGATGAATACACGGTCTCGACCGTGCTCCCAACGCCCTTCCCCTGGGGTGAGGCCGCCGAGCGCTGGGCCGATCTGGTCGCCGAGCGCAGTGACGGCGAGATCAACTTCAAGGTCTACCCCAACGCCGAGTTGGTCAGCGGCAATCAGACCCGGGAATTCCCGGCGCTGCGCAGTGGCGTGATCGACTTTGCCATTGGCTCGACCATCAACTGGTCACCCCAGGTGCCGGAGCTTAATCTGTTCTCGCTGCCCTTCCTGATGCCCGACTACGAGGCCATTGATGCACTCACACAGGGCGAGGCCGGTGAGATGGTGTTCGAGGCCGTCCGCGGCAAGGGCGTGGTGCCGCTGGCCTGGGGTGAGAACGGCTTTCGCGAGCTCTCCAACTCCAAGGGTGTGATCACCGAGCCCTCGGATCTTGAGGGCATGAAGATCCGTGTCGTGGGCTCACCGCTGTTTGAGGACACATTCAACGCCCTGGGCGCCAACCCGACACAGATGAGCTGGGCGGATGCCAAACCCGCGCTCTCCACCGGTGCCGTTGACGGCCAGGAAAACCCGCTTTCTGTCTTTGATATCGCGAACATCCACGAAGTGGGCCAGACCTACCTGACGCGCTGGCACTACATGGCCGACCCGCTGATCTTTGCGGCCAACCGCAACATTTGGGCGAGCTTCAGCCCCGAGGATCAGGCGATGATCGAGCAGGCCGCGATCGATGCAGGCCTCTGGGAGATCGAGGGGTCGCGCTCGGCGGTGCCCTCACTGCGAGAGAGCATTGAGGGCCACGGCGTCACCGTCACCGAGCTCACCGATGCGCAGCGCACGGCCTTCCGTGAGGCCACCGCCAGCGTCTACGAAGAGTGGACACCGGTGATCGGTGAAGACCTGGTGAACACAGCCCGCGAGGCGATCGCTGATCGTTAA
- a CDS encoding Brp/Blh family beta-carotene 15,15'-dioxygenase, with translation METVERPPAFWLFPIGLLLAVGVSLLPGQWPLYTVLGVATAFLGLPHGSLDTAVAKRYLPLQSPLRLGGFFAAYMALSAVVLAVWWQAPDAALVVFLLYSAVHFGDDVAARIGRIGGSGYGLWIVSLPVVFQPEVVVPLFEMLGSTQPGFIVQAAPWSLALGGALLLTGLVTHSTRQLSDWRDPLLLVLGAWLLHPLAYFIAYWCFLHSPRHLEVASRDLGLESWGEKLRAVAPTTLATYALAIAAIPFLVGLPADAVLLRVIFVGLAALTVPHMVVEFIAEARGAGREPQPA, from the coding sequence ATGGAAACCGTTGAGCGTCCGCCGGCCTTTTGGCTGTTTCCGATCGGGCTGTTGCTGGCCGTGGGGGTCTCTCTGCTGCCGGGGCAGTGGCCTTTGTATACCGTCCTCGGGGTCGCAACCGCTTTTCTGGGCCTGCCGCATGGCAGTCTCGATACGGCGGTGGCGAAGCGGTATCTGCCACTGCAAAGCCCGCTGCGCCTTGGCGGTTTTTTTGCAGCGTACATGGCGCTCAGTGCTGTGGTGCTGGCGGTGTGGTGGCAGGCGCCGGATGCCGCGCTGGTCGTCTTTTTACTGTACTCAGCCGTGCATTTCGGTGATGACGTCGCGGCCCGCATCGGGCGAATCGGCGGCTCGGGTTATGGGCTGTGGATTGTCTCGCTGCCGGTGGTGTTTCAGCCCGAGGTGGTCGTGCCGCTGTTTGAAATGCTTGGCAGCACGCAGCCGGGGTTCATCGTTCAGGCGGCGCCGTGGTCGCTGGCGCTCGGGGGTGCGTTGTTGTTAACCGGGCTTGTGACGCATTCCACTCGGCAGCTCAGCGACTGGCGCGATCCTCTGCTGCTGGTGCTTGGCGCCTGGCTCCTGCATCCGCTGGCGTATTTCATCGCCTACTGGTGCTTTTTGCACAGCCCGCGGCATCTTGAGGTGGCGTCTCGGGACCTGGGTCTTGAGAGCTGGGGAGAGAAGCTGCGTGCGGTTGCGCCAACCACGTTGGCCACGTACGCCCTGGCGATTGCGGCCATTCCCTTTCTGGTTGGCCTGCCGGCGGATGCCGTGCTGCTGCGGGTGATCTTTGTGGGCCTGGCGGCGCTGACGGTGCCGCATATGGTGGTGGAGTTCATTGCCGAGGCGCGGGGTGCCGGGCGGGAGCCGCAGCCGGCCTGA